From Bacillus horti, the proteins below share one genomic window:
- a CDS encoding metal ABC transporter ATP-binding protein — translation MNKQVAVPTIELKNVSFDYDSKTKVLDQIDLTMPQGDFLGIVGPNGSGKSTLVKLILGLLSPTAGEVKLFGQPVTAFKQWNRIGYVSQKANSFNSGFPATVFEVVASGLFGKAGLFKWLNKKDHAKILRTLDMVGIKDLASRNIGKLSGGQQQRTFIARALVSNPDILILDEPTVGIDSESVDRFYELLEHLHGHLGISILLISHDIGVITNKVSQVACLNKKIHFHGDPKDFTHNQEAILSTAYGHDVRLLEHSH, via the coding sequence ATGAATAAACAAGTAGCTGTACCCACTATTGAATTGAAAAACGTTAGCTTTGATTATGATTCAAAAACAAAGGTTTTGGATCAAATCGACTTAACAATGCCTCAGGGAGATTTCCTGGGCATTGTTGGACCTAACGGTTCTGGAAAGTCCACATTAGTCAAACTAATTCTGGGGCTTCTTTCTCCAACCGCTGGAGAGGTCAAACTCTTTGGTCAACCAGTAACAGCCTTTAAACAATGGAATAGAATTGGCTATGTTTCTCAAAAAGCGAATAGCTTCAATAGTGGATTCCCTGCTACTGTTTTTGAAGTCGTAGCGTCTGGTCTTTTTGGTAAAGCTGGATTATTCAAATGGTTGAACAAAAAGGATCATGCCAAGATTTTACGTACTTTAGATATGGTTGGTATAAAGGATCTTGCTAGCCGGAATATTGGTAAGCTATCAGGAGGGCAGCAGCAACGAACATTTATTGCTCGTGCTTTGGTAAGCAATCCTGATATTCTCATTTTGGATGAGCCTACTGTAGGTATTGATTCAGAGTCTGTAGATCGGTTTTATGAACTATTGGAGCACTTGCATGGTCATCTAGGAATATCTATCTTATTGATCAGTCATGATATTGGTGTTATAACAAATAAAGTAAGCCAAGTAGCCTGCTTAAATAAAAAGATTCATTTTCATGGAGATCCAAAGGATTTTACTCATAATCAGGAGGCTATTCTATCTACAGCTTATGGACATGATGTTCGCCTTCTCGAACATTCGCACTAG
- a CDS encoding Fur family transcriptional regulator yields MNVEQALSTLKKNGYKYTGKREEMVRVFAREKRYVSAKDMLEFMKFDYPNISFDTIYRNLSLFSDLEIIESTELNGERIYRLACETEQHHHHLICTLCGRTKKLDMCPMNAVIGEPTGFTITGHKFEIYGYCETCEVQA; encoded by the coding sequence ATGAATGTTGAACAAGCGTTAAGCACTCTAAAAAAGAATGGTTACAAATATACAGGAAAAAGAGAAGAAATGGTCAGAGTGTTTGCTCGGGAGAAGCGTTACGTATCGGCTAAGGATATGCTTGAATTTATGAAGTTTGATTATCCGAATATTAGCTTTGATACGATCTACCGCAACCTTTCTTTATTTAGTGATCTAGAGATCATTGAATCCACAGAGTTAAATGGTGAGCGTATTTATCGTTTAGCTTGTGAAACGGAGCAGCACCATCATCATTTAATTTGCACTCTTTGTGGCAGAACGAAGAAGCTAGACATGTGTCCGATGAATGCTGTCATTGGAGAACCAACAGGATTTACAATTACCGGTCATAAATTTGAAATTTATGGCTATTGTGAAACCTGTGAGGTTCAAGCATGA
- a CDS encoding alpha/beta-type small acid-soluble spore protein — MANNNSSNQLLVPGVQQALDQMKYEIAQEFGVQLGPDATSRSNGSVGGEITKRLVQMAEGQLGGYSKQ, encoded by the coding sequence ATGGCAAACAACAATTCTTCTAATCAATTATTAGTACCTGGAGTACAACAAGCTTTAGACCAAATGAAATATGAGATCGCTCAAGAATTTGGTGTTCAACTTGGACCAGATGCAACTTCTCGTTCTAACGGTTCTGTTGGAGGAGAGATCACTAAGCGTCTAGTTCAAATGGCTGAAGGTCAACTTGGTGGTTATTCAAAACAATAA
- a CDS encoding DUF1540 domain-containing protein: MERPAVNCTVSNCTYWDEGNKCGADSILIHIDQHANEDYEVEAGKIIGEDDYEIEANSVANTCCHTFKPRS, encoded by the coding sequence ATGGAAAGACCGGCTGTAAATTGTACCGTGTCCAATTGCACGTATTGGGATGAAGGTAATAAGTGTGGAGCAGATTCAATTCTTATTCATATTGATCAGCATGCCAATGAGGATTATGAAGTTGAAGCTGGTAAGATTATCGGGGAAGATGATTATGAAATAGAAGCAAATTCTGTTGCTAACACTTGCTGTCATACGTTTAAGCCTAGAAGCTAA
- a CDS encoding cysteine desulfurase family protein, which yields MNVYFDNSATTKPSREVLSSFFHVQEQFYGNPSSLHHLGVEAEKLMEKSRAVCAEQLGVKGSELIFTSGGTESNNLALKGIALGYKHRGKHIITTQVEHPSVYDACKDLEATFGFEVTYLPVDQYGVVSVDELEKSIRQDTILVSIMHVNNELGSIQPIQQIGDILKEYPSIFFHVDQVQGIGKVPLSIKRASIDLLTLSGHKLHAPKGIGLLYVNERIKQFYSLFHGGSQQSNKRAGTENVAGAVAFAKALRLALEEEGEVVKHLSFLKQECLKGLQELEGVVSLTQINECFAPHIINVAFLGIKPEVLVHTLEEQGIYVSTKSACSSKSDLPSRILLATGLKEEVTKYALRISFSKDNTLEEVTYFNQKIKEIIPYYHKILKV from the coding sequence ATGAACGTATATTTTGACAATAGTGCTACAACCAAACCGTCTAGGGAGGTTCTTTCCTCTTTTTTTCATGTACAGGAACAATTCTATGGCAATCCTTCCTCCTTACATCATTTAGGTGTTGAAGCAGAAAAGCTTATGGAGAAATCACGGGCTGTATGTGCAGAGCAATTAGGAGTCAAAGGGTCTGAGCTTATATTTACGTCAGGCGGCACTGAAAGCAATAATTTAGCTCTTAAGGGCATTGCGCTAGGATACAAACATAGAGGCAAACATATTATTACAACACAAGTTGAACATCCGTCTGTTTATGATGCTTGTAAGGATCTAGAGGCAACCTTTGGTTTTGAAGTCACGTATTTACCTGTTGATCAATATGGGGTTGTCAGTGTTGACGAACTGGAGAAATCGATTCGTCAGGATACCATTTTAGTCAGCATCATGCATGTTAATAATGAATTGGGTAGTATCCAGCCAATTCAGCAGATAGGAGATATTCTAAAGGAGTATCCTTCTATTTTCTTCCACGTGGATCAGGTGCAGGGAATCGGAAAAGTACCTCTTTCAATAAAAAGAGCAAGCATAGATCTCCTTACTTTGTCCGGTCATAAGCTTCACGCTCCAAAGGGAATCGGACTTCTTTATGTGAATGAAAGGATAAAGCAGTTCTATTCTCTTTTCCACGGTGGATCACAGCAAAGCAACAAGCGAGCAGGAACGGAAAACGTGGCTGGAGCCGTGGCATTTGCTAAAGCATTAAGGCTTGCTTTGGAGGAAGAAGGGGAAGTGGTCAAACACCTATCTTTTTTAAAACAAGAATGCTTGAAAGGCTTGCAGGAATTAGAGGGAGTTGTTAGTCTGACACAAATTAATGAGTGTTTTGCTCCACATATTATTAATGTAGCCTTCTTGGGAATTAAACCAGAGGTGCTCGTCCATACATTAGAAGAGCAAGGGATATATGTCTCTACAAAGTCAGCCTGCTCATCAAAATCAGATTTACCAAGTCGAATTCTTTTAGCTACAGGGCTCAAGGAAGAAGTAACTAAGTATGCTTTGCGTATTAGCTTTTCTAAAGACAACACACTTGAAGAAGTGACCTATTTTAACCAGAAAATTAAAGAAATTATTCCATACTATCATAAAATATTGAAGGTGTAA
- a CDS encoding YkoP family protein, which yields MKAIILTFWGIWDWIYFQLNRMEYVSKADNLFRIVRKTYKGPDLQTQTGKWITKGDQILKLHLYNYRLAKELHQNPNRSLAIYLKRNIEHSLFGLSVFTQQLPEKDQIKGIIGTSLLNRGAERFGFRTYDVEKSFYFSIKHYLYKVICLLVHPDGTLFLKRHGKRLKSKHMIMSLDELTERYMLEGDFILEGDLK from the coding sequence ATGAAAGCAATTATCCTAACCTTTTGGGGAATTTGGGATTGGATTTATTTTCAATTAAACCGGATGGAATATGTCAGCAAGGCCGACAACCTTTTTCGAATTGTTAGGAAAACCTATAAAGGACCAGACCTGCAAACCCAAACAGGAAAGTGGATTACTAAGGGAGATCAGATATTGAAGCTACATCTGTACAATTACCGTCTGGCAAAGGAGCTCCATCAAAATCCGAATCGTTCTTTAGCTATCTACTTAAAAAGAAATATAGAACATTCTTTATTTGGTCTAAGTGTGTTCACTCAGCAGCTTCCGGAAAAAGATCAAATCAAAGGTATTATAGGTACTTCTTTATTAAATCGCGGGGCAGAACGCTTTGGGTTTCGCACGTATGACGTAGAAAAAAGTTTTTATTTTTCTATAAAGCACTATTTATATAAAGTCATCTGTTTGCTTGTTCATCCTGACGGTACATTGTTTTTAAAGCGACACGGAAAAAGATTAAAATCCAAACATATGATCATGTCTCTAGATGAGCTAACGGAACGGTATATGCTTGAAGGAGATTTTATACTTGAAGGTGATCTTAAATGA
- a CDS encoding metal ABC transporter permease: MIEAVIQYEFLRNALLSGMIIGFLAPLIGVFIVVRRLSMIADALSHVTLSGIAFSMLLGKYFAFFSAATLNPIFMGMAFSVAGALSIEKLRTSYKHFQELSIPIILSAGIGLSAIFISVANGFNTDLFTYLFGNILAIRKSDLLTILIIAIVVVAIILLIYKELFSISFDDEHARISGIPRKMINFLFIVMVAVVIASAMKIVGILLVSSLMVLPVAASIKIAKSFKQTIFYSILFGEISVLLGLFISYQFDWASGGTIVVTSLLILLVIMAFKRWILRVDD; encoded by the coding sequence ATGATTGAAGCAGTTATACAATATGAATTCTTACGCAATGCCTTACTATCAGGCATGATTATAGGTTTTTTGGCCCCCTTAATAGGGGTTTTTATCGTAGTTCGAAGGCTTTCTATGATTGCTGATGCTCTTTCTCATGTTACGCTGTCAGGAATTGCCTTTAGTATGCTTTTAGGAAAGTACTTTGCTTTCTTTTCGGCTGCTACATTAAATCCTATTTTTATGGGGATGGCGTTTTCCGTGGCTGGTGCGCTTAGCATAGAAAAGCTAAGAACAAGCTATAAGCACTTTCAGGAGCTTTCCATACCCATTATTTTATCAGCAGGAATTGGCCTTAGCGCGATCTTTATCTCTGTGGCCAATGGGTTTAATACGGATTTATTCACGTATTTATTCGGGAATATTCTAGCCATTAGAAAATCAGATCTACTAACTATTCTTATCATTGCCATCGTCGTTGTTGCGATTATTCTTCTAATTTATAAGGAGCTATTCTCAATTTCATTTGACGATGAGCATGCACGAATTTCAGGCATCCCTCGTAAAATGATTAATTTCTTATTTATTGTGATGGTGGCTGTAGTGATTGCCTCAGCCATGAAGATTGTAGGGATATTGCTAGTATCCTCTCTAATGGTGTTGCCGGTAGCCGCCAGCATCAAAATTGCTAAAAGCTTTAAGCAAACGATCTTTTACTCTATTTTGTTCGGTGAAATATCTGTTTTACTAGGTTTGTTCATCTCCTATCAATTTGACTGGGCCTCAGGGGGAACGATTGTTGTCACATCTTTGCTTATTTTACTAGTGATAATGGCTTTCAAGCGTTGGATTCTTAGGGTGGATGATTGA
- a CDS encoding TIGR03943 family putative permease subunit — protein MHNHQREKAGFHAFLRGIILFGFTMLLLGFIISGNITYYIAPKMMPFIYFAVISFFLLSIAQIWRSTSKGQEDECDCEGDHQLPTANWKKVGIYSIFVLPLIMGFVLPDKVLDSSVAANRGVQLGAGVYSNSNANPAAETSSLGASTAAIKVSDEVNQNQNAVAQEEEDIDYMERIEELMDQKNEDDDIEHFTIEDQYSSEGFFDYYDELVAEILTNDTIIVTDENYLDMMTVLDLYLDEFIGKTIEIKGFTYREPEMAQDELVAARFSMTCCTADSTVYGLLVKGEQTRQFDNDTWIIVTGTIEETLYNDWPIPMVRLNSVQEIDEPDTPYVYPNYY, from the coding sequence ATGCATAACCATCAAAGGGAAAAAGCGGGTTTTCATGCTTTCCTAAGAGGAATTATTCTTTTCGGTTTTACAATGCTACTATTAGGCTTTATTATTTCAGGAAATATCACGTATTATATTGCTCCTAAGATGATGCCTTTCATCTATTTTGCTGTTATTTCATTTTTCCTTTTAAGTATTGCTCAAATCTGGAGGAGTACTTCAAAAGGGCAGGAGGATGAATGTGATTGCGAGGGTGATCATCAACTTCCTACAGCTAACTGGAAGAAGGTAGGGATATATTCTATCTTTGTTTTACCCCTTATCATGGGCTTTGTTCTACCTGACAAGGTTCTAGATAGCTCAGTTGCGGCTAACCGTGGGGTACAGCTAGGTGCAGGGGTCTATTCAAATTCGAATGCTAATCCAGCTGCAGAAACGAGTAGCTTAGGAGCTTCAACAGCAGCAATTAAAGTGTCAGATGAGGTTAATCAAAATCAGAATGCAGTAGCTCAAGAGGAAGAGGATATTGATTATATGGAGCGTATAGAGGAATTAATGGATCAAAAGAATGAAGATGATGATATTGAACATTTTACAATCGAAGATCAATACTCCAGCGAAGGATTCTTTGACTATTATGATGAGCTAGTAGCTGAGATATTAACAAATGACACCATTATTGTGACAGATGAAAATTATTTAGATATGATGACAGTTCTTGATTTATATCTTGATGAATTTATAGGTAAAACCATTGAGATAAAAGGTTTTACATACAGAGAGCCTGAGATGGCACAGGATGAACTGGTTGCTGCTCGCTTTTCAATGACTTGCTGTACGGCCGATTCAACCGTTTATGGTCTACTTGTCAAAGGAGAGCAAACAAGGCAGTTTGACAATGACACTTGGATTATAGTAACAGGGACCATTGAAGAGACATTATATAACGATTGGCCAATTCCAATGGTTAGGCTTAACTCCGTTCAAGAAATCGATGAGCCTGATACGCCGTATGTCTATCCAAATTACTATTAA
- the thiI gene encoding tRNA uracil 4-sulfurtransferase ThiI — translation MITNNSKIEFILIRFGELALKGKNRNKFESQLQDNIKNQLKDFKIKIKRTFGRMYVYLENDADYEKVQQRLKTVFGIKSFSPARKAELELEDIRRVALEMLQSLPQKPNTFKVNVRRPNKFFPHNSSEMNHLVGAHLLIHTEDIKVNVHQPEVEVFIEIREDAAYIMCEKIEGAGGLPVGTSGKAMLMLSGGIDSPVAGYLCMKRGIRIEAVHFHSYPFTSERAKQKVVDLTKKLAYFVGHIKLHIVPFTEIQTQIKQHIPDDYSITIMRRFMLRITEQLAEQQKALGLASGENVGQVASQTMHSMRTINEVTNYPIIRPLVTMDKLEIIKIAQDIDTYELSILPYEDCCTIFQPKSPKTRPTIKQSTYLENKLNVEQLIADAVANTEVMIMSEKEEKIMNKQTKQHAQTNQVEKKDIDELF, via the coding sequence ATGATTACAAACAACAGTAAAATCGAATTTATTTTAATCCGTTTTGGAGAGCTTGCTTTAAAGGGTAAAAACAGAAACAAATTTGAAAGTCAGCTACAGGATAACATTAAAAATCAGCTTAAGGATTTTAAAATTAAAATCAAGCGTACGTTTGGCAGAATGTATGTGTATTTAGAAAATGATGCTGATTATGAAAAAGTCCAACAAAGGTTAAAAACGGTTTTTGGTATTAAATCCTTCAGTCCTGCAAGAAAAGCCGAGCTTGAGCTTGAGGATATACGGAGAGTAGCGTTAGAAATGCTCCAGTCTCTACCACAAAAGCCGAATACATTTAAGGTGAATGTACGACGTCCGAATAAATTTTTCCCTCATAATTCGAGCGAAATGAATCATCTTGTTGGAGCACATCTTCTCATCCATACAGAAGATATCAAGGTTAATGTTCATCAACCAGAGGTAGAAGTATTTATTGAAATACGCGAGGACGCAGCTTATATTATGTGTGAAAAAATTGAGGGAGCTGGAGGGCTACCCGTAGGTACAAGTGGTAAAGCTATGCTAATGCTTTCCGGTGGAATTGACAGTCCAGTAGCTGGATATTTGTGCATGAAGAGAGGGATTAGAATAGAAGCTGTGCATTTTCATAGCTACCCCTTTACAAGTGAAAGAGCGAAGCAAAAAGTCGTGGATTTGACCAAAAAGCTAGCTTATTTTGTAGGTCATATCAAGCTCCATATTGTTCCGTTTACAGAAATACAGACACAAATTAAGCAGCATATCCCGGATGATTACAGCATTACCATCATGAGAAGGTTTATGCTACGAATTACTGAGCAACTAGCCGAGCAGCAGAAAGCGTTGGGATTAGCTAGTGGGGAAAATGTAGGTCAGGTCGCTAGCCAAACGATGCATAGCATGAGAACCATTAATGAAGTGACTAACTATCCGATAATAAGACCACTGGTCACAATGGATAAATTAGAGATTATAAAAATTGCCCAAGATATTGATACGTATGAATTGTCTATCCTTCCTTATGAGGATTGCTGTACGATTTTTCAGCCAAAATCACCAAAGACAAGACCAACTATAAAACAATCAACCTATCTAGAGAATAAACTAAATGTCGAGCAATTGATTGCAGACGCCGTTGCTAACACAGAGGTCATGATTATGTCTGAGAAGGAAGAAAAAATCATGAATAAGCAGACAAAACAGCATGCGCAGACCAATCAGGTAGAGAAAAAAGACATAGATGAATTATTCTAA
- a CDS encoding permease translates to MKPLYEKEGKSSFLKGIGPDFIGISLLALFLLLFFNRDALKGGDLFFFVSDSFLSVNTIFLSIVIEAIPFILLGVFFSALIQIFVHEDMIKRFLPKNAFVALLPATLLGAIFPVCECAIIPVVRRLIKKGMPLHVGVVFLVAAPILNPVVFASTFFAFRTDMTVVYSRMIVAFILAIIIGGILYILYKNSNQIRESKATPHTHIHVHSGHDSQQVSEKSFTQKSIQKLKQTMYHATDEFFDMGKYLIVGAFIAALFQTYLDRQILLSIGSDDVSAPLVMMLFAYVLSLCSEADAFVAASFGSTFSTGSIVAFLVYGPMIDLKNTIMYFAYFKKGFVISFIITVTITVFLAVMVLQWFFI, encoded by the coding sequence ATGAAGCCTCTATATGAGAAGGAAGGTAAGAGCTCCTTCTTAAAAGGAATCGGACCTGATTTTATTGGAATAAGCCTACTTGCTCTATTCCTACTCCTTTTCTTTAATCGTGATGCGCTTAAAGGGGGAGATCTATTCTTTTTCGTATCTGACTCTTTTTTAAGCGTTAATACGATTTTTCTAAGTATAGTTATTGAAGCGATTCCCTTTATATTATTAGGTGTGTTTTTCTCAGCACTTATCCAAATTTTTGTCCATGAAGATATGATCAAAAGATTTCTACCCAAAAATGCTTTTGTTGCTTTGTTACCAGCCACCCTTTTGGGAGCTATTTTTCCTGTTTGTGAATGTGCCATTATCCCTGTTGTCAGGCGATTAATCAAAAAAGGGATGCCCTTACATGTGGGTGTAGTATTCTTAGTAGCTGCTCCTATCCTTAATCCTGTCGTTTTTGCATCTACTTTCTTTGCTTTTAGAACCGATATGACAGTAGTTTATAGTCGTATGATTGTAGCATTTATTTTAGCCATAATTATTGGTGGCATTCTTTATATTCTTTACAAAAATTCCAATCAGATTAGAGAGTCTAAAGCTACTCCCCACACACATATACATGTACATAGTGGGCATGATTCGCAGCAAGTATCTGAGAAAAGCTTCACCCAGAAATCCATTCAAAAGCTTAAACAAACTATGTATCACGCTACAGATGAATTTTTTGATATGGGGAAATATTTAATTGTTGGAGCTTTTATAGCAGCATTATTCCAGACATATCTAGATAGGCAAATTTTATTATCCATCGGTTCGGATGATGTTTCTGCCCCTTTAGTTATGATGTTATTTGCTTATGTTCTATCCCTATGCTCGGAGGCTGACGCCTTTGTTGCTGCATCCTTTGGTTCCACATTTTCAACAGGTTCGATCGTGGCATTTTTAGTGTATGGTCCAATGATTGATCTGAAGAATACGATTATGTATTTCGCTTATTTCAAAAAGGGCTTTGTTATTTCCTTTATCATTACGGTAACAATTACTGTGTTTTTAGCCGTCATGGTGCTACAATGGTTCTTTATTTAG
- a CDS encoding aminopeptidase P family protein yields MNVNQSNRDKLIQHMKAFDTELTNDVLLITHPKHVYYFTGFYTNPHERFMGLFWHKEQGWTLILPKLDAQAASSKVDEHVSLISYSDEQDPKAKVHEWLQKLQIDNYWFEDNFLTFDRVLWLQEARPEASCKSLASFVNAIKAIKTSAEIELLQEAANKTDSVLKQALQQFKLGMTESDVVAEIEFQAKKHGAEQMSFGTSVLGGYKSALPHGKAGAEKLTQGFMLIDFGIALAGYTSDMTRTFHIGPWQEEALNIYETVLRAEKAAIAQAKVGMTFEELDSIARTIISEADFGEYFVHRLGHGLGTDVHEYPSISKGNTDKIQEGMVFTIEPGIYVPEFGGVRIEDAVYMTSEGAVALTSFPKESKDVLL; encoded by the coding sequence ATGAATGTTAATCAATCAAACAGAGATAAGCTAATACAGCACATGAAAGCATTTGACACAGAATTAACGAACGATGTACTCCTAATTACCCATCCTAAGCATGTTTATTATTTTACTGGATTTTATACGAATCCACATGAGCGATTTATGGGGTTATTTTGGCATAAAGAGCAAGGGTGGACCTTAATCCTTCCTAAGCTAGACGCTCAAGCGGCTAGTAGCAAGGTGGACGAGCATGTCTCACTGATTTCCTACTCCGACGAGCAGGATCCAAAGGCAAAGGTCCATGAGTGGCTTCAAAAATTACAAATTGATAATTATTGGTTTGAGGACAATTTTTTAACCTTTGATCGGGTTCTATGGCTACAGGAGGCCAGACCAGAAGCTAGCTGTAAAAGCTTAGCATCGTTTGTAAATGCTATTAAGGCGATCAAGACAAGTGCTGAGATTGAATTATTACAGGAAGCTGCGAACAAAACAGATAGTGTTCTTAAGCAGGCTTTACAGCAATTCAAGTTAGGAATGACGGAAAGTGATGTAGTAGCAGAAATTGAATTTCAAGCGAAGAAGCATGGAGCAGAGCAGATGTCCTTCGGAACCTCAGTTTTAGGGGGATACAAATCTGCTTTACCACATGGTAAGGCTGGTGCCGAAAAATTAACCCAAGGCTTTATGCTCATTGATTTTGGTATTGCACTGGCGGGCTATACGTCTGATATGACTAGAACCTTCCATATTGGACCATGGCAAGAGGAAGCATTGAATATCTATGAAACAGTATTAAGAGCGGAGAAGGCTGCTATTGCACAAGCTAAAGTAGGCATGACATTTGAGGAGCTAGATTCCATTGCACGAACAATCATTTCTGAAGCTGATTTTGGGGAGTATTTTGTTCATCGCTTAGGACATGGCTTAGGTACAGATGTTCATGAGTATCCTTCTATCAGCAAAGGGAATACAGATAAGATTCAGGAAGGAATGGTTTTCACCATTGAGCCAGGGATATACGTTCCTGAGTTTGGCGGAGTTCGCATAGAAGATGCCGTTTATATGACTAGTGAGGGGGCAGTTGCGCTTACATCCTTCCCGAAAGAAAGCAAGGACGTTTTACTTTAG
- a CDS encoding MGDG synthase family glycosyltransferase: protein MKKKLIIFTEEKVGEGHYQAAKAIEAVIKEKFSNQFTTKIFSGMSSVHKLIEACVVPLYFFMIHYCPWLWKWMYGKNKKSSFFQKYVFALKLNKLMEEEQPDYIVCTHVACVPALNEIKKKGKLFFKLIVVFTDYGFHPSFIQENIDYYFVAHQKVKNTLVKEYQVNSNQIFDFGIPLRPEFDRPIASIHENVILMKDKKKFHLLILGGATGHGPIERIIHLFHPLLLRQPLRITVVTGNNRRLYKRLNQIYYPHLHVFEYVKNMEILLSQADIVITKPGGLTAAEAIACGTPMLLINPIPGHEETNYRFLQELELALCVNDLEQIPDVISQMYGQKEQWENWKKWLKEQHTEHAALRIIETISLSSP, encoded by the coding sequence ATGAAAAAAAAGCTGATCATTTTTACTGAAGAAAAGGTAGGAGAAGGACATTATCAGGCGGCAAAAGCAATTGAAGCGGTTATAAAAGAAAAGTTCTCTAATCAATTTACAACTAAAATATTCTCGGGTATGTCTAGTGTGCATAAGTTAATTGAAGCCTGTGTTGTGCCCCTATACTTTTTTATGATTCATTATTGTCCCTGGCTTTGGAAATGGATGTATGGGAAGAATAAAAAGAGCTCTTTTTTTCAGAAGTATGTATTTGCCCTTAAACTGAACAAATTAATGGAGGAGGAGCAGCCAGATTATATTGTTTGTACACACGTAGCCTGTGTACCTGCTTTGAATGAAATTAAGAAAAAAGGGAAGCTCTTCTTTAAGCTGATTGTTGTCTTTACTGATTATGGCTTTCATCCGTCATTCATTCAAGAAAATATTGATTATTATTTCGTAGCTCATCAAAAAGTAAAAAACACATTGGTGAAGGAATATCAGGTAAATTCAAACCAAATTTTCGATTTTGGTATCCCGCTTCGTCCAGAATTTGATAGACCAATTGCTTCTATCCATGAAAATGTAATTCTTATGAAGGATAAGAAGAAATTTCACCTTCTGATTCTTGGAGGAGCTACTGGACATGGACCTATTGAAAGAATCATTCATTTATTTCACCCATTATTATTAAGACAGCCATTGAGAATTACAGTAGTTACCGGTAATAATCGAAGGCTATACAAGAGACTAAATCAAATTTACTATCCACATTTACATGTATTCGAATATGTTAAAAACATGGAGATTTTGCTTTCTCAGGCTGATATAGTCATCACCAAGCCCGGAGGATTAACAGCAGCTGAAGCCATCGCTTGTGGCACACCTATGCTTCTAATTAACCCGATTCCTGGTCACGAAGAGACAAATTATCGCTTTCTTCAGGAGCTTGAGTTAGCCCTCTGTGTGAATGATTTAGAACAAATTCCAGATGTTATCAGCCAAATGTATGGTCAGAAAGAGCAATGGGAAAATTGGAAAAAATGGCTGAAGGAGCAGCACACTGAACATGCTGCTTTGCGCATTATCGAAACCATTTCTCTATCCAGCCCTTAA